The following coding sequences are from one Parafrankia discariae window:
- a CDS encoding fatty acyl-AMP ligase, which yields MTRLLPDVLRARAALEPARTAYVFVNEREEETATVTYGELHARALAVAGELSRACEPGDRALLVFPQCLDFVVAFFGCLYARVIAVPVHPPHRDGVQDSTRRIVDDCEPAAVLTLAAMAEQLRAALASPRGAAALIPVDRTPADRVPAGPADVDPADVDPAGIAFLQYTSGSTSDPKGVMVSHGNLAANEEMIRRAFGHDPDSTVVGWAPFFHDQGLIGNVLQPLYAGATSVLMSPTAFIRWPLLWLSLISRYRAHTSGGPNFAFEACVARAARGGVPDLDLSCWQVAFNGAEPVRHDTLRRFAETFAPHGFDERALYPCYGLAEATLLVTGSVKGRGARVVEAAAEDLRAGRYTPAPAGGGRTLVGSGALPRDGALRIVDPRTGRSAPPDRIGEIWVAGDHVAQGYWNRPPASAEAFRAEHTDEPGRDYLRTGDLGLVVDDELYVVGRLKDLVIIRGRNHYPQDLEHTAQSAHPALRPGGCAAFSVPGADREKLVIVQEVRGEFRRRADPVEVAGAIRAAVVREHQVSVGDLVLTLPGRLQKTTSGKIMRAAARRRYLRDAFDRWTPPTGPVTEAPTGPSTEPSLHSDSPRERT from the coding sequence ATGACGCGGCTGCTTCCCGACGTCCTGCGCGCTCGCGCGGCGCTCGAACCGGCGCGGACGGCCTACGTCTTCGTGAACGAGCGGGAGGAGGAGACCGCCACGGTGACCTACGGCGAGCTGCACGCCCGCGCGCTCGCCGTGGCCGGTGAGCTGTCCCGGGCCTGCGAGCCCGGCGACCGGGCGCTCCTGGTGTTCCCCCAGTGCCTGGACTTCGTCGTCGCGTTCTTCGGCTGCCTCTACGCGCGGGTGATCGCGGTGCCCGTCCACCCGCCCCACCGGGACGGTGTGCAGGACTCGACCCGCAGGATCGTGGATGACTGCGAACCGGCCGCGGTTCTCACGCTCGCGGCGATGGCCGAGCAACTCCGGGCTGCCCTGGCATCGCCACGCGGTGCGGCGGCCCTGATTCCCGTCGACCGGACTCCCGCCGACCGGGTTCCCGCCGGCCCCGCGGACGTCGACCCCGCGGACGTCGACCCCGCCGGCATCGCGTTCCTGCAGTACACGTCGGGCTCGACGTCGGATCCCAAGGGCGTCATGGTCTCCCACGGGAACCTCGCCGCCAACGAGGAGATGATCCGGCGGGCCTTCGGGCACGACCCCGACTCGACGGTGGTCGGCTGGGCGCCGTTCTTCCACGACCAGGGCCTGATCGGCAATGTCCTGCAGCCGCTGTACGCCGGAGCCACCAGCGTCCTGATGTCCCCGACCGCCTTCATCCGGTGGCCGCTGCTGTGGCTGTCGCTGATCTCCCGGTACCGCGCGCACACCAGCGGCGGCCCGAACTTCGCCTTCGAGGCCTGCGTCGCCCGCGCCGCCCGGGGTGGGGTGCCCGATCTCGACCTCAGCTGCTGGCAGGTGGCCTTCAACGGCGCGGAGCCCGTCCGCCACGACACCCTGCGGCGCTTCGCCGAGACGTTCGCGCCGCACGGGTTCGACGAGCGGGCGCTCTACCCCTGCTATGGCCTCGCCGAGGCGACGCTGCTGGTGACCGGCAGTGTGAAGGGCCGCGGGGCGCGGGTGGTCGAGGCGGCCGCCGAGGACCTGCGCGCGGGCCGCTACACGCCGGCGCCCGCGGGTGGCGGCAGGACCCTGGTCGGTTCCGGGGCCCTCCCGCGGGACGGCGCGCTGCGGATCGTGGACCCGCGCACGGGTCGCTCCGCCCCCCCGGACCGGATCGGGGAGATCTGGGTCGCCGGGGACCATGTCGCACAGGGCTACTGGAACCGACCGCCGGCGAGCGCCGAGGCCTTCCGCGCCGAGCACACCGACGAGCCCGGCCGCGACTACCTGCGCACGGGGGATCTCGGCCTGGTGGTCGACGACGAGCTGTACGTCGTGGGCCGACTCAAGGACCTCGTGATCATCCGGGGCCGGAACCACTATCCGCAGGACCTCGAGCACACGGCGCAGTCCGCGCATCCCGCGCTGCGGCCGGGCGGGTGTGCCGCGTTCTCCGTTCCGGGTGCCGACCGGGAGAAGCTCGTCATCGTCCAGGAGGTCAGGGGGGAGTTCCGGCGGCGGGCCGACCCGGTCGAGGTCGCCGGGGCCATCCGGGCCGCGGTGGTGCGTGAGCACCAGGTCTCCGTCGGGGATCTCGTGCTGACGCTGCCGGGCCGGCTCCAGAAGACCACCAGTGGCAAGATCATGCGGGCCGCGGCGCGGCGCCGCTACCTGCGGGACGCGTTCGACCGCTGGACACCGCCGACCGGCCCGGTCACCGAGGCGCCCACCGGGCCGTCCACCGAGCCGTCTCTCCACTCCGACAGCCCGCGGGAGAGGACCTGA
- a CDS encoding acyl-CoA desaturase: MAEAQRAAEIPDPAAETGDARPAPRRKTLSSPYLHRLQRRHFLLFDIIPILGTIAALLFLTVHPFGPTELGLLVGMWLLTGLGVTVGYHRLFTHRTFRTTRGVSSVLAVLGSMAGQGGLVSWVALHRRHHECSDRDGDPHSPNLAGGGLRGRIRGLAHSHFLWMRRHEYPNIAHYAPDLLRDRALARIGRRYDYWVLLGLLIPTLVGGLVHRSWTGAVSGLLWGGLVRIFVLEHIIWSINSFLHMFGTRAFDSRENSRNGGVFGLLTLGESWHHNHHAFPESPSFGLAWYRLDPGYWLIRTLAACGLAWDLKVPSTERMAARRVPRTAGAAIGPAA; this comes from the coding sequence ATGGCAGAAGCCCAGCGTGCGGCCGAGATTCCCGATCCGGCCGCCGAAACCGGGGACGCGAGACCGGCTCCCCGCCGGAAGACACTCAGCAGCCCCTACCTGCACCGCCTCCAGCGCCGCCATTTCCTGCTGTTCGACATCATCCCGATTCTCGGCACCATCGCCGCTCTTCTGTTTCTCACCGTGCACCCGTTCGGCCCCACCGAGCTCGGGCTGCTGGTGGGAATGTGGCTGCTGACCGGGCTCGGTGTCACCGTCGGCTATCACCGGCTTTTCACCCACCGTACCTTCAGGACAACGCGCGGCGTCTCGTCCGTGCTCGCGGTTCTGGGCTCGATGGCCGGCCAGGGCGGGCTGGTCTCCTGGGTGGCCCTGCACCGGCGGCACCACGAATGCAGTGACCGCGACGGCGATCCGCACTCCCCCAACCTCGCCGGCGGCGGGCTGCGCGGCCGGATCCGCGGGCTGGCGCACTCCCATTTCCTGTGGATGCGGCGCCACGAGTACCCCAACATCGCCCACTACGCTCCCGATCTGCTGCGAGACCGCGCGCTGGCCCGGATCGGGCGACGTTACGACTACTGGGTCCTGCTGGGCCTGCTGATCCCGACGCTCGTCGGCGGCCTGGTCCACCGGAGCTGGACCGGGGCGGTGAGCGGGCTCCTCTGGGGCGGCCTGGTACGGATCTTCGTTCTCGAGCACATCATCTGGTCGATCAATTCATTCCTGCACATGTTCGGCACCCGGGCCTTCGACTCCCGGGAGAACAGCAGGAACGGCGGTGTCTTCGGGCTGCTGACACTGGGCGAGTCGTGGCACCACAACCATCACGCCTTTCCCGAATCCCCCTCCTTCGGCCTGGCCTGGTACCGGCTGGACCCGGGGTACTGGCTCATCAGGACCCTCGCGGCGTGCGGCCTCGCCTGGGACCTCAAGGTTCCGTCCACGGAACGCATGGCCGCGCGAAGAGTGCCGAGAACCGCCGGGGCCGCGATCGGCCCGGCGGCATAG
- a CDS encoding ABC transporter ATP-binding protein — translation MTSTTSPPPLADVRVPDGAVANDLGPDGAGVLFDGVTKRYGRQTVLDVPRLDVPHRSFTVLVGPSGCGKSTGLRVIAGLETPDSGRVVIGGVDVTGVAPGRRGVSMVFQDFALYPHLTVEQNISFSLRLEARHNRRDGPSKADIARRVTEACAMLGLEKLRGRRPAQLSGGERQRVGLARAVVRRPSVLLLDEPLSALDAQLRQHARAELVRLHRELGNTVVLVTHDQLEALSMGTNLVVMNAGKVVQSGTPGEVYRRPADVFVARFVGSPAMNLHDVRTGPHPAGTELTAPGLRAVIPGGGLPAEVRLGWRPGDGVLDRLPDGGPAAGGEPSGPGLRADGVVDVVEFTGDAVVVHCAGELGRWSVAVRAGVDQPVVGDRVRTTVAAAHLHLFDATTGHRVDGPAD, via the coding sequence ATGACCTCGACCACGAGCCCACCGCCGCTGGCGGACGTCCGTGTCCCGGACGGTGCCGTCGCGAACGACCTCGGCCCGGACGGCGCCGGCGTCCTGTTCGACGGTGTCACGAAGCGGTACGGCCGGCAGACCGTTCTCGACGTGCCGCGGCTGGACGTCCCGCACCGCTCGTTCACCGTGCTCGTCGGGCCGTCGGGCTGCGGCAAGTCCACCGGGCTGCGCGTCATCGCGGGCCTGGAGACCCCGGACTCCGGCCGGGTCGTGATCGGCGGGGTGGACGTCACCGGCGTCGCGCCGGGGCGGCGCGGGGTCTCGATGGTCTTCCAGGACTTCGCGCTCTACCCGCACCTGACCGTCGAGCAGAACATCTCGTTCAGCCTGCGGCTGGAGGCTCGCCACAACCGGCGCGACGGGCCGAGCAAGGCCGACATCGCCCGACGGGTCACCGAGGCGTGCGCGATGCTGGGCCTGGAGAAGCTGCGCGGGCGCCGGCCGGCGCAGCTCTCCGGCGGTGAGCGCCAGCGGGTCGGCCTGGCCCGCGCCGTCGTCCGCCGCCCCTCGGTGCTGCTGCTCGACGAGCCGCTGTCCGCCCTGGACGCCCAGCTGCGCCAGCACGCCCGCGCCGAGCTCGTCCGACTGCACCGGGAGCTCGGCAACACCGTGGTCCTGGTGACCCACGACCAGCTCGAGGCGCTGTCGATGGGCACGAACCTGGTGGTGATGAACGCCGGGAAGGTCGTCCAGTCCGGCACGCCCGGCGAGGTGTACCGGCGCCCGGCGGACGTCTTCGTCGCCCGTTTCGTCGGCAGCCCGGCGATGAACCTGCACGACGTGCGGACCGGCCCGCATCCCGCCGGAACGGAGCTGACCGCGCCCGGTCTGCGGGCGGTCATCCCCGGCGGCGGGCTGCCGGCCGAGGTCCGGCTCGGCTGGCGCCCCGGGGACGGCGTCCTCGACCGGCTGCCGGACGGTGGACCCGCCGCCGGGGGCGAGCCGAGCGGGCCAGGGCTGCGCGCCGACGGGGTGGTCGACGTCGTCGAGTTCACCGGCGACGCCGTCGTCGTGCACTGCGCCGGGGAGCTCGGCCGCTGGTCGGTGGCCGTCCGGGCCGGCGTCGACCAGCCGGTGGTCGGCGACCGGGTGCGGACCACGGTCGCGGCCGCGCATCTGCATCTGTTCGACGCGACCACCGGCCACCGCGTTGACGGTCCCGCCGACTAG
- a CDS encoding cytochrome P450 has product MTPRAQETTGAAAAAGGTPAGGAPAGGAPATVRFNPFGAEFRRDPYPLYRRMREAQPVHRTMGMWVLTRHADVQGVLRDRTFSAGLIPRLVSRRAAQLTRADVDRVVRLGEKSLVFTDNPDHARLRGLVNRVFTGPEVAALRPRVAEIAGDLVRRAVAAGGMDAVADLAAPLPVTVMCDWMALPADLRARVGPWTHDIRFLLEPGLMRAGDLEHVCDVVEAFARALDEVVAERRARPGDDLISRLLAARTAGGDALTPEELIFVCVMCFVAGNETTKSLLGNGLLALLRHPDQAARLHRSPELAGGAVAEALRYDSPLQMTKRVATRDVEVDGRRIRAGDQVLLCLGAANRDPAVFDRPDEFDITRATKAHLAFGHGMHGCLGGLLAEMQAQVAFECLFGATTRVEARTDQLEWQDHSSIVRGLRQLPVTLHAANTAAPR; this is encoded by the coding sequence ATGACCCCACGGGCGCAGGAGACCACCGGCGCCGCGGCCGCGGCCGGCGGCACCCCGGCGGGAGGCGCCCCGGCGGGAGGCGCCCCGGCGACGGTCCGCTTCAACCCCTTCGGCGCGGAGTTCCGCCGCGATCCCTATCCGCTGTACCGGCGGATGCGCGAGGCGCAGCCCGTCCACCGCACGATGGGCATGTGGGTCCTGACCCGGCACGCCGACGTGCAGGGTGTCCTGCGGGACCGCACGTTCAGCGCCGGGCTGATCCCCCGGCTGGTCAGCCGGCGGGCCGCCCAGCTGACCCGGGCGGACGTCGACCGGGTGGTGCGGCTCGGGGAGAAGTCCCTGGTGTTCACCGACAACCCGGACCACGCGCGGCTGCGCGGTCTGGTGAACCGGGTGTTCACCGGCCCCGAGGTGGCCGCGCTGCGTCCGCGCGTCGCGGAGATCGCCGGTGATCTCGTGCGGCGCGCCGTGGCCGCCGGCGGCATGGACGCCGTCGCCGACCTCGCGGCGCCGCTGCCCGTCACGGTCATGTGCGACTGGATGGCGCTGCCGGCCGACCTGCGCGCGCGGGTCGGCCCGTGGACGCACGACATCCGGTTCCTGCTGGAACCCGGGCTGATGCGGGCCGGCGACCTCGAGCATGTGTGCGACGTCGTCGAGGCGTTCGCGCGGGCCCTGGACGAGGTCGTCGCCGAGCGCCGGGCGCGGCCCGGCGACGACCTGATCAGCCGGCTGCTCGCGGCGCGGACGGCCGGCGGGGACGCGCTCACCCCCGAGGAGCTGATCTTCGTCTGCGTCATGTGCTTCGTCGCGGGCAACGAGACCACGAAGTCCCTGCTGGGCAACGGTCTGCTCGCGCTGCTGCGGCACCCGGACCAGGCGGCCCGGCTGCACCGCTCGCCCGAGCTGGCCGGCGGGGCCGTCGCCGAGGCGCTGCGTTACGACAGCCCACTGCAGATGACCAAGCGCGTCGCGACCCGCGACGTGGAGGTCGACGGCCGGCGGATCCGGGCCGGCGACCAGGTGCTGCTGTGCCTCGGCGCCGCGAACCGCGACCCGGCCGTGTTCGACCGGCCGGACGAGTTCGACATCACCCGCGCGACGAAGGCGCACCTGGCCTTCGGCCACGGGATGCACGGCTGCCTCGGCGGTCTGCTCGCCGAGATGCAGGCCCAGGTCGCCTTCGAGTGTCTCTTCGGGGCGACCACCCGCGTCGAGGCGCGGACCGACCAGCTCGAGTGGCAGGACCACAGCTCGATCGTCCGGGGGCTGCGGCAGCTCCCGGTCACACTCCACGCCGCCAACACCGCCGCGCCGCGATGA
- a CDS encoding PaaI family thioesterase produces MDSPRAPNPDFERAVADAVLSMPAARHLGFQVGRLAPGEAELVAPYRAELTQHDGFVQGGVLGALADFAGGCAAGTLLPAGWANMTIDYTVKIVAPARGDRIVARGRVVRAGPTISVAAADVYSSASGGREVETLCATALVTLRNIRLPDPRRGAER; encoded by the coding sequence ATGGACTCGCCACGAGCGCCGAACCCCGACTTCGAGCGGGCCGTGGCGGACGCGGTCCTGAGCATGCCGGCGGCCCGGCATCTCGGTTTCCAGGTCGGCCGGCTGGCCCCGGGCGAGGCCGAGCTGGTCGCGCCGTACCGGGCGGAGCTCACCCAGCACGACGGGTTCGTCCAGGGCGGCGTGCTGGGCGCCCTCGCGGACTTCGCCGGCGGGTGCGCGGCCGGCACGCTGCTGCCGGCCGGCTGGGCCAACATGACCATCGACTACACGGTCAAGATCGTGGCTCCGGCGCGCGGGGACCGGATCGTCGCCCGCGGACGCGTCGTCAGGGCGGGTCCGACGATCAGCGTCGCCGCCGCCGACGTCTACAGCTCGGCGTCCGGCGGCCGGGAGGTCGAGACGCTGTGCGCGACCGCCCTCGTCACCCTGCGCAACATCAGACTCCCCGACCCGAGGAGGGGCGCCGAGCGGTGA
- a CDS encoding SAM-dependent methyltransferase translates to MTLTDESDRPTRAAEAAAAVRHHYDVGNEFFALWLDRSLTYSCAIRAADGTSDSDSDTLETAQERKLRFHLDAIDADAARSVLDIGCGWGSILERLSGERGVARSVGLTLSEEQAAHVRSRALRGVDVRTEDWLHYSPDDRFDGIISIGAFEHFARPEDSPAEKARRYREFFTRTRSWLDDGGALSLQTIAYANMSSAEASRFMQQEIFPNAELPTLAEIVTAAEGVFEIQSVHNGRLDYAWTCEQWARRLRARREEARRLVGPEVVTRYERYLKLSSVGFRMGKICLLRIVLRPYRDRYFAAGEVPRG, encoded by the coding sequence GTGACGCTGACCGACGAGAGCGACCGTCCGACCAGAGCAGCCGAGGCGGCCGCCGCCGTACGCCACCACTACGACGTCGGGAACGAGTTCTTCGCGCTCTGGCTGGACCGGTCCCTCACCTACTCCTGCGCCATCCGGGCGGCGGACGGGACCTCGGACAGCGACAGCGACACCCTGGAGACCGCGCAGGAGCGGAAGCTGCGGTTCCACCTCGACGCGATCGACGCCGACGCGGCGCGCAGCGTGCTGGACATCGGCTGCGGCTGGGGCTCGATCCTGGAGCGGCTGTCCGGCGAGCGCGGGGTGGCACGGTCGGTCGGCCTCACGCTCAGTGAGGAGCAGGCGGCCCACGTGCGCTCCCGCGCCCTGCGCGGGGTGGACGTCCGCACCGAGGACTGGCTGCACTACTCCCCCGACGACCGCTTCGACGGGATCATCTCGATCGGCGCGTTCGAGCATTTCGCCCGGCCCGAGGACTCCCCGGCCGAAAAGGCGCGGCGCTACCGCGAGTTCTTCACCCGGACGAGGTCCTGGCTGGACGACGGGGGCGCGCTGTCGTTGCAGACGATCGCCTACGCGAACATGTCCAGCGCCGAGGCGAGCCGCTTCATGCAGCAGGAGATCTTCCCGAACGCGGAGCTGCCCACCCTCGCCGAGATCGTGACCGCGGCCGAGGGGGTCTTCGAGATCCAGTCGGTGCACAACGGCCGGCTCGACTACGCCTGGACGTGCGAGCAGTGGGCCCGTCGCCTGCGCGCCCGTCGCGAGGAGGCCCGCCGGCTGGTCGGGCCCGAGGTGGTCACCCGCTACGAGCGCTACCTGAAGCTGTCCTCCGTCGGCTTCCGGATGGGAAAGATCTGCCTGCTCAGGATCGTGCTGCGCCCCTACCGGGACCGCTACTTCGCGGCCGGGGAGGTGCCGCGGGGATGA
- a CDS encoding cytochrome P450, whose amino-acid sequence MSDAPVLDPRRIRELFDLRGETYAARGGAFEADIYPRFHRLRETGPVHPGIVGPLAGFHGDAFFPGLPYPELPHFSVFDYATCQAVLRDADTFTTAPAVPGFENERSETVLLFMDGPRHRRYRALVQPSFVPRQATWWVDRWIRSTVHLLIDTFEAAGRADLSVEFCAAIPLLTICGSFGVGAADALRIKAAATSDGRSPDTFVDIVMPIVAARRRDPQDDLISVLAQAEIRDENGERHILTDEEILGFAFLLLTAGSGSTWKQMGITLLALLTHPAWLEAVRADRALLRPAIDEAIRWTPTDPMFSRFARVGTTLGGVAIPAGSVVHLCFGAANRDPARWERPDEFDPARPAGAHLGFGGGPHICLGIHVARAEIQTAVSALLDRLPGLRLDPRAETPRIIGMYERGPSAVPVVWR is encoded by the coding sequence ATGAGCGACGCACCGGTCCTCGATCCCCGACGGATCCGCGAGCTGTTCGATCTCCGTGGTGAGACGTACGCCGCCCGCGGCGGGGCCTTCGAGGCCGACATCTACCCGCGGTTCCACCGGCTGCGCGAGACCGGTCCGGTGCATCCCGGCATCGTCGGTCCCCTGGCCGGATTCCACGGCGACGCGTTCTTCCCGGGCCTGCCCTATCCGGAGCTGCCGCACTTCTCGGTCTTCGACTACGCCACCTGCCAGGCGGTTCTTCGGGACGCGGACACCTTCACCACGGCGCCGGCCGTCCCGGGTTTCGAGAACGAGCGCAGCGAGACCGTCCTGCTCTTCATGGACGGCCCGCGGCACCGCCGCTACCGTGCTCTCGTCCAGCCCTCGTTCGTACCCAGGCAGGCCACGTGGTGGGTCGACCGGTGGATCAGGTCCACCGTCCATCTGCTCATCGACACCTTCGAGGCCGCCGGCCGAGCCGACCTCAGCGTCGAGTTCTGCGCCGCCATTCCGCTGCTCACCATCTGCGGCAGCTTCGGTGTCGGCGCCGCCGACGCGCTGCGCATCAAGGCGGCGGCCACCTCGGACGGGCGCAGCCCCGACACGTTCGTCGACATCGTGATGCCCATCGTCGCGGCTCGTCGCCGCGATCCGCAGGACGACCTGATCAGCGTGCTCGCGCAGGCGGAAATCAGGGACGAGAACGGCGAGCGTCACATCCTCACCGACGAGGAGATCCTGGGTTTCGCGTTTCTGCTGCTGACCGCCGGCTCCGGTTCGACCTGGAAGCAGATGGGCATCACGCTCCTCGCGCTGCTGACCCATCCGGCATGGCTGGAAGCCGTCCGCGCGGACCGCGCGCTGCTGCGCCCGGCGATCGACGAGGCCATCCGCTGGACGCCCACGGACCCGATGTTCTCCCGTTTCGCGCGGGTGGGCACGACGCTGGGTGGGGTCGCGATCCCCGCCGGGTCGGTCGTCCATCTGTGCTTCGGCGCGGCCAACCGCGATCCGGCGCGCTGGGAGCGTCCGGACGAGTTCGATCCCGCCCGCCCGGCTGGTGCGCACCTCGGCTTCGGCGGTGGGCCGCACATCTGCCTCGGGATCCACGTGGCCCGCGCGGAGATCCAGACCGCGGTCTCCGCCCTGCTCGACCGGTTACCCGGTCTGCGTCTCGACCCGCGGGCCGAGACACCCCGCATCATCGGGATGTACGAGCGCGGTCCGTCCGCCGTGCCGGTGGTGTGGCGGTAG
- a CDS encoding cytochrome P450, with translation MSDTRTPPATSEPYVFNPFADGFAEDPYPHYAQLRESAPAHRHPLGFWLVSRYEDVASIQRSGHSVDERHITELPEWKSESRTLGKQNRLMHGLSMLDQDPPNHTRLRRLVTKAFTRRAVDALEGRIERIVDDALDRMAEAGRVDLVAELAFPLPFTVISELLGIPVLEHGRLRELTGTMVRALEPLPDPGLQAEIRAANDEVAAIMRAVTDWKRDNPGDDLLTALIGAEHDGDVLSAEELVAQVMLLYVAGHETTVNLVAGGILTLLRHPDQMRRLRGEPGLAANAVEELLRYDSPVHLMRRITLEPLSVRGTEIPPGVFVTVCLAAANRDPDFWGPDADEVRLDRADAHRHVSFGAGIHHCVGAALARLEARVAISRFVGRFPAPVLEDVRWNGRINVRGPASLTVAVR, from the coding sequence GTGAGCGACACCCGAACCCCACCCGCCACCAGCGAGCCGTACGTCTTCAATCCGTTCGCCGACGGTTTCGCGGAGGATCCCTACCCCCACTATGCCCAGCTGCGCGAAAGCGCGCCGGCTCACCGGCATCCGCTGGGATTCTGGCTTGTCTCCCGGTACGAGGATGTGGCGAGCATCCAGCGCTCCGGGCATTCCGTCGACGAACGGCACATCACCGAGCTTCCGGAGTGGAAAAGCGAGTCGCGGACCCTGGGAAAACAGAACCGGCTCATGCACGGCCTCTCCATGCTCGACCAGGACCCGCCGAACCACACCAGGCTGCGCCGGCTGGTGACGAAGGCGTTCACCCGGCGCGCCGTCGACGCGCTCGAAGGGCGGATCGAACGCATCGTCGACGACGCTCTCGACCGGATGGCCGAGGCGGGCCGGGTCGACCTCGTCGCGGAGCTGGCCTTCCCGCTCCCGTTCACCGTGATCTCCGAGCTGCTGGGTATCCCGGTGCTGGAGCACGGCAGGCTCCGCGAGCTGACCGGGACGATGGTGCGAGCCCTCGAACCGCTGCCCGACCCGGGGCTGCAGGCCGAGATCCGGGCGGCGAACGACGAGGTGGCCGCCATCATGCGCGCGGTGACCGACTGGAAACGTGACAACCCCGGTGACGACCTGCTGACCGCGCTCATCGGCGCGGAGCACGACGGTGACGTTCTCAGCGCGGAGGAGCTGGTCGCACAGGTCATGCTGCTGTATGTCGCCGGCCACGAGACGACGGTGAACCTCGTCGCGGGCGGGATCCTCACGCTGCTGCGCCACCCCGACCAGATGCGCCGGCTGCGCGGCGAGCCCGGGCTCGCCGCGAACGCGGTGGAGGAGCTGCTGCGCTACGACAGCCCGGTGCACCTGATGCGGCGGATCACTCTGGAGCCGCTGTCCGTGCGCGGCACGGAGATCCCGCCCGGCGTGTTCGTGACGGTGTGTCTCGCGGCGGCCAACCGGGATCCCGACTTCTGGGGCCCGGACGCCGACGAGGTCCGCCTCGACCGCGCCGACGCGCACCGGCACGTGTCCTTCGGCGCCGGGATCCACCACTGTGTGGGCGCGGCGCTGGCCCGGCTGGAGGCCCGGGTGGCCATCTCCCGCTTCGTCGGGCGATTCCCCGCGCCGGTGCTCGAGGACGTCCGCTGGAACGGCCGGATCAACGTCCGCGGCCCGGCCTCGCTGACGGTCGCCGTCCGGTAA
- a CDS encoding alpha/beta fold hydrolase, translating to MATVDVRGVSIAYGDTGFPAGRPEAPTIVFGHGLLFGGWVFRAQVAALRERYRCVTLDWRGQGDTAPTRAGYDMDTLTADAVAVIQRLGVAPVHWVGLSMGGFVGLRIAARHGELLRSLTLLDSSADAEEPGAAGAYRRLAWVARLVGVGPVLGRVRPTMFGPAFLADPAGRPVVEEWAGRLGRADRSALRKAVLAVADRPPVDREIPGIAVPTLVVVGADDVATPPERAERMAARIPGARLEVVADCGHTSPLERPDVITGLLRGFVAGA from the coding sequence GTGGCGACTGTCGACGTCCGGGGCGTGTCGATCGCCTATGGAGACACCGGTTTCCCGGCGGGTCGGCCGGAGGCGCCGACGATCGTGTTCGGGCACGGCCTGCTCTTCGGCGGCTGGGTGTTCCGTGCGCAGGTCGCGGCGCTGCGCGAGCGCTACCGCTGCGTCACCCTCGACTGGCGCGGCCAGGGCGACACCGCGCCGACCCGCGCCGGGTACGACATGGACACCCTCACCGCCGACGCGGTCGCCGTGATCCAGCGGCTGGGCGTCGCGCCCGTGCACTGGGTGGGGCTGTCCATGGGCGGTTTCGTCGGCCTGCGGATCGCGGCCCGTCACGGCGAGCTGCTGCGGTCGCTGACGCTGCTCGACTCGAGCGCCGACGCCGAGGAGCCGGGCGCGGCCGGCGCCTACCGGCGGCTGGCCTGGGTGGCCCGGCTGGTCGGCGTCGGGCCGGTTCTCGGCCGGGTCCGTCCGACCATGTTCGGCCCCGCCTTCCTCGCCGACCCGGCCGGCCGGCCCGTCGTCGAGGAGTGGGCCGGCCGGCTCGGCCGGGCCGACCGCTCGGCCCTGCGCAAGGCGGTGCTCGCGGTGGCCGACCGCCCGCCCGTCGACCGCGAGATCCCCGGGATCGCGGTGCCCACGCTCGTCGTCGTCGGCGCCGACGACGTGGCCACCCCGCCCGAGCGGGCCGAGCGGATGGCGGCCCGCATCCCCGGAGCCCGGCTCGAGGTCGTCGCCGACTGCGGCCACACCAGCCCGCTGGAGCGGCCCGACGTCATCACCGGCCTGCTGCGCGGGTTCGTCGCCGGGGCGTGA
- a CDS encoding acyl carrier protein translates to MESTQAEIAKWCREYLAGLLEVPAETLDLDADFDRLGVDSALAVSLLTEVEDRYGVELDAEELFANPNLNAVAARLHEQRQAQRLAT, encoded by the coding sequence ATGGAGTCGACACAGGCAGAGATCGCGAAATGGTGCCGGGAGTACCTCGCCGGCCTTCTCGAGGTCCCCGCGGAAACCCTCGACCTGGACGCCGACTTCGATCGCCTGGGCGTCGACTCGGCACTGGCGGTGTCGCTGCTCACCGAGGTCGAGGACCGGTACGGCGTCGAGCTCGACGCCGAGGAGCTCTTCGCGAATCCCAACCTGAACGCCGTCGCCGCCCGCCTGCACGAGCAGCGGCAGGCGCAGCGACTGGCGACCTGA